The Columba livia isolate bColLiv1 breed racing homer chromosome 21, bColLiv1.pat.W.v2, whole genome shotgun sequence genome has a segment encoding these proteins:
- the RNF186 gene encoding E3 ubiquitin-protein ligase RNF186, with amino-acid sequence MHTRGIKQLIKGARNSGNPSAKGRQTALRFISMEKSTDKLDENGSTALGAAQAPAAEHAAEMSRAEAPAENATDVKTLELTAEHSKEMERPSGTEQDSPDSIKTAILEGDCANPKPLVMLTNSNSPEECSVDMNQQCPTTTSIDTDCLICFNKYNIYRVPKLLDCQHAFCAVCLKLILRKEENTWIITCPLCRKATSVSGGLIRTLQNKEDIMEHLENPDSNAEVHVSAIGLDSNSWTHSSQDTLYRAENIPADNRLAIQRLVLLLLLVVILTILILPFIYSGLIKWVICLMLTLGLVLSMVLCCTPKFYWWCKRDLLASSQKETHIAAIA; translated from the coding sequence ATGCATACAAGAGGAATAAAGCAACTTATAAAAGGAGCCAGAAACTCAGGAAATCCTTCAGCTAAGGGAAGACAAACTGCACTGAGGTTTATCTCCATGGAGAAATCCACTGACAAGCTGGATGAAAATGGATCAACGGCTCTGGGAGCAGCGCAGGCACCCGCTGCAGAACATGCTGCAGAAATGAGCAGAGCAGAAGCCCCAGCAGAAAACGCTACAGACGTGAAGACGCTGGAACTCACTGCGGAACATAGTAAAGAAATGGAGAGACCATCAGGCACAGAGCAAGACAGTCCTGATTCCATTAAGACAGCAATTTTGGAAGGAGACTGTGCAAACCCCAAGCCTCTCGTTATGCTAACAAACTCAAACTCTCCCGAAGAGTGCAGTGTGGACATGAATCAGCAGTGTCCAACCACTACGTCTATCGATACGGACTGCCTGATCTGCTTCAACAAGTACAACATCTACAGAGTCCCAAAGCTCCTGGACTGCCAGCACGCCTTCTGCGCCGTCTGCCTCAAGCTGATcctcaggaaagaagaaaacacctgGATCATCACCTGCCCCCTATGCCGAAAAGCCACGTCTGTGTCAGGAGGGCTCATCCGTacacttcaaaataaagaagatatCATGGAGCACTTGGAAAACCCCGATTCAAATGCAGAGGTGCATGTCTCTGCCATAGGGCTGGACAGCAACAGCTGGACTCACAGCAGCCAAGACACTTTATACAGAGCTGAAAACATTCCAGCAGACAACAGACTGGCTATCCAGAgacttgtgctgctcctgctgctcgtGGTGATCctcaccatcctcatcctcccgTTTATATACTCGGGGCTGATAAAATGGGTAATTTGTCTCATGCTCACTTTGGGGTTGGTCCTGTCTATGGTGCTTTGCTGCACTCCAAAATTCTACTGGTGGTGTAAGAGGGACTTGCTCGCCTCCAGCCAGAAGGAGACCCACATCGCTGCTATTGCCTGA